CACCATCCTCGCTTTCCTTGACGAATGGTCATTGTTCGCCGAGCGCAACGGCGTCGATATCGGCAAAGTCATTAAGGCCATAAAAGTCCGGCCGACCCACAGCAACATGATCTTCCCCGGCCCCGGGGTAGGGGGCTATTGTCTGCCCAAGGATGGCGGGCTGGGCGTCTGGGCGTATAAACATGTCTTCGGCTTCGAGGACGACATTTTTCAAATCACGCCCAAAGCCATCGACATCAACGACACACGGGCTCTACATGCCGCCCAGCTGGTGCGCGACGCCTTGCGCAACATGTCCGTCCCCGTCGCCGGCGCCGAGGTGCTCGTCTGCGGCGCCTCGTACCGCGAGGACGTCGGCGACACGCGTTACTCGGGCTCCGAGGTTCTTGTCCGCCGCTTGTCTGAGATCGGGGCCGAGATCCGCGTCCACGACCCTTACGTCGAGCGCTGGTGGGAGTTCGAGAAGCAGGACGAGTACCCGGTTGTAGGCAAAGAGAAGTTCTTCCGCAACCAGAAGAAACTGAAATCGCTGAAGGTTTCGAAAGACCTGGCCAAGTCCCTAATGGGCTGCGACGCGCTGATCCTCGCCGTCCGCCACGAGGAATATCTCGATCTGGATCCGAAAGAAATTGTTAAACTGGCCGGAAAGCCCATTGCTATTATCGACTGTTTCCTGATCCTGAGCGACGAGAAGATCAAGGAGTACATCGCCCTGGGCTGCGAGGTGAAAGGGCTGGGCCGAGGGCACATCAAAAGGTTAAAAGAAGAAGTCCAATCAAGGCAAAAGGCAAAAGGCGAAAGGTAAAAGTGAAGATGAAGGCAAAAGAAACACCCGATCTATTCGAATTTTTTCTAAAGATACTGCGAGCCTTAGCCCGGGAAAAAGTTGAATACATACTTATCGGCGGTTTCGCTGTAATCCTGCATGGGTTGGCTCGTTTAACAGCGGATATCGACATTTTTATCAAGCCTGAAGTGGAAAATTTGAATAGATTGAGAAAGGCACTACATGAAGTTTTTCCTGCAGATCCTGAGATCGACTCCATTTCTCTTGAGGACTTGCGCGAATATGCGGTTGTCCGTTTTGGAACCACAGCTGATTTCTACATCGATATCGTGGCCGCTATTGGAGAAATGTTCCATTATGAAGACCTGCAATACGAATTACGAGAAGTCGAGGGGGTCTCGATCCGAATCGCAACTCCCGAAACCCTGTTCAAAATGAAGAAAGACACGGTCCGGCCGGAAGACAAGCGGGATGCTTGGTTTTTGGCCGAACTGATCGATAAAAAATCTTCTGAGAAAAAATAATGCCCGTGCAAAAATTCCGCACCTTCGCCGACGCTGAAAAGGCTCTCTGGGAATTCTATCCAGACGAAGCCTACTTTCGACGCCTAGCTGCCCTGTGGAAAGCCGCCCATCGCCTTTGCCCCAGACCAGCAGTTAGAACAGGAATAATTCGCCTACGGACTTTTGAAGAAAAAGCAGCCTATACAGAAGGCGAAAGGCAAAAGTGAAGAGAAAGAAAGAACTTCTGAGGTTTAAGTTATTTTCTTGCAAAATAAGCTGAAATGTGCTATAATAAACCATAATTAGAAGAATGAACGATCCTGAATTGAGACGATTCATCCGTGATCACAACCAGTACTTCTGGTATACCCCCGAGCATGAAAAGGAAAACATCAGCCCGGAATTGCTGCTGGAAACCATATTGAATTATGGCACGATGGACGAAGTCCGTGAATTGCTCCAACTGTTGGGCGTCCAGGAAGCGGCCCGGATATTTTTTGCCGCTTCCGGCAGGAAAAAGTTGAATTACTATCCGGAAATCCGCCACTTCTTCTCCCTGCTTTTCAAGCGTTATGCATAAGGAAATACTCAGCCCGTCGCAGCGCGAGCTCCTGCCCCTGGTGGCGAAATTCAAGGATGAGTTCTGCCTGGTCGGCGGCACTGCCGTGGCCC
Above is a genomic segment from Candidatus Aminicenantes bacterium containing:
- a CDS encoding GDP-mannose dehydrogenase, translated to YNDEVLALADVVVVDVQLDFLKEELGNCRSGNVEMSALEESFETIAKRIPAGCLVLIETTVAPGTTEQIALPVMRKIFRQRGIKTDPLLAHSYERVMPGKQYVASIRDFWRVCSGVNEKARERVVKFLSEVIHVEKYPLTVLDRPIESETAKIVENSFRATILAFLDEWSLFAERNGVDIGKVIKAIKVRPTHSNMIFPGPGVGGYCLPKDGGLGVWAYKHVFGFEDDIFQITPKAIDINDTRALHAAQLVRDALRNMSVPVAGAEVLVCGASYREDVGDTRYSGSEVLVRRLSEIGAEIRVHDPYVERWWEFEKQDEYPVVGKEKFFRNQKKLKSLKVSKDLAKSLMGCDALILAVRHEEYLDLDPKEIVKLAGKPIAIIDCFLILSDEKIKEYIALGCEVKGLGRGHIKRLKEEVQSRQKAKGER